A segment of the Verrucomicrobiota bacterium genome:
TCCTCGGGCAGGATGGCCACCTCACGGTCCTTGCCGCGCGTCTCGCGCATCTTCTTCAGGTTCGATGGGGAGTAGACCGCGAGCCGGTCGCCGACACGAAGCCGCAGGCTGCGCGCGAATTCCGCGCCGACCACGAGACCGTTGCCTCCGAGGTTGAACTCGCCATCGACCAGATTCGTGTGGAGCGTGCTGATCTTGCGCTCGAGGTCGGGGTCCGTGCCGCGGAGGATCGGCGCGTCCATCGCGGGCGTCTCGCCCGTCTGCGGCTGGGACTCGACGAGCACCTTGCCCAGGACGAACGGAGCGACGGCGCGAACACGCGCATGCTGCCGGACCTTCGCGATCACGTCCTCGTGGTTGATCATCGGCCCCTGCACCTTGAAGACCCGCAGATGCGCGTTGAATCCCAGGATTTTCTCCCGCAATTGCCGGTCGAAGCCCGTCATCACGCTGATCACAATGATGAGCACGGCGACACCGAGCATCACGCCCGCGACGGAAATGAGGGTGATGAAGGAGACGAACGTGCGCTTGGGCCGGAGGTAACGCAGCGCCAGCATCAGCTCGAACGGCAGTCGCGACATCGCGCGGAGGCTAGGGCGGCGCGCTGGCGCGGGCAAGCTTCAAGGCTTAGATGCCAAGTGGAGGCGATACGCCTCGACGCCGTATTCCGGCTAGAATCCTCCACCACCGTTCTTGGCCCGGATGAACACCTTCTCCCGGCCCGAACTGGTCCAGTTCGCGTTCAAGTCTCCGGGGATGTCGCCGAGTTCCTCCATGTTGAGCGAGGCCGGCCCGGTGGCGCTGCCGCTGGGCCGGTAGGGCGGCATCTTGACCCAGACGGCGCGCCCATCCGCGGCGGTCGCGGTCATTCCCCAGTTGTGCCGGATCATGCCGTTGCGTGGGAAGGGCGTGTTGTTCCAGCCCGTGCGGATGTTGTCGTAGCCTCCTGAGTTCATGCTGAAGCCGGCGTTGCCCGAGTCCTTCTCCGTGTGCATCACGAAATCCGACGGCTTGTTGATCATGGACCCGCGGAGCGCATTGGGGTCCGTGAACTGGTCGTCGCGGAAGATGTGACGGTTCGCGCGGTAGTGGACGAGGAAGGCAAGCGAACCGGTGTCCGGGGTCAGGTCCGAGGTGCAGACGAAGATCTTGTTGTTGTTCGTTGTGCCGCCGACGAAGGGCACCAGTTGCATCACCCACCCGCGCGGGTCGAGCTGCGTCGTCGCGTTGTTGATCCGGATGCCAAACGGAAACCGGTCGTCATAGTCGTCCTTGTAAAGCATCGTGCCGAGGGCGAGCTGCTTGTTGTTGTTCAGGCACTGCGTCATGCGCGCGCGCTCCTTGGCCTTGGACAGCGCCGGGAGCAACAGCGCCGCGAGGATGGCGATGATGGCAATGACCACGAGCAACTCGATGAGCGTGAATCCACGGCGGAGGGCGGGCGGCGTAGTCATGGGCTTCTTCATCATCCAGGCTGCGATCGGGGCGAAAGTCAACTGCGTGAATTACACCGAACCGGTTTCACGCCGAGGCGCGGACAGTCGCGGGCGAGCTCGCAGCCGGCGCAGTCGGGCTTGCGCGCGGCGCAGCGGCGGCGCCCGTGCCAGATGAGCCAGTGACTCCACAAAGCCCACTGGGCGCGCGGGATGAGTTTCATCAGGTCCTGTTCGATTTGCTCGGGTGTCACCCGCCGCGTCAGCCCGAGGCGGCGGGAGAGGCGCGCGACGTGCGTGTCGACGACGACCCCGGCGTTGATGCCGAATGCGTTTCCCAAAACGACATTCGCTGTCTTGCGGCCGACGCCGTCGAGCGCGGTGAGCTCAGCCATCGTGCGCGGGACTTCGCCCTGGTGCCGCTCGACGAGCTGGCGGCTGCACGATTGGATGTTCCTCGCCTTGTTGCGGAAGAACCCGGTGGACTTGATCAACGCCTCGATCTCGCCGAGGCGCGCCGTCGCGAAATCCTGCGCGGACGGGAATCGCGCAAACAGCGCGGGCGTGACCCTGTTGACGCGCTTGTCGGTGCACTGCGCGGAAAGGATGGTGGCGATGAGAAGGTGAAACGCGCCGCGATGATCGAGCTCGCAATGCGCATCGGGATAAGCGCGTTTGAGCGCGGCGAGAAGACGTCGCGCGCGGGCGGAACGCGCTTCAGCGGACTCGCGCGGCATGTCACACCATCTCCGGCGTGGTGAAGTTCTCCGAGGGCTTGAACAGCGGGGTGCCATCCTCCGCCTCGGGATACTCGAACACGCGGCCCTCGAAGTTGCGCACGATCACCCGCTCGTCGTTCCGCCGAAGGATGTAGCCGGGCGCCACGGGCACCTTGCCCCCGCCGCCGGGCGCGTCGATCACGTAGGTGGGCACGGCGTAGCCCGTGGTATGACCACGCAGCGACTTCATGATTTCCAGCCCTTCGCGCACGCTCGTGCGCAGGTGCGCCGAGCCCGAGATCAGGTCGCACTGGTAGATGTAATACGGCCGCACCCGGCAGATGAGGAGCTTCTGCACGAGGGCCTTCATCACCGTCGGGTCGTCGTTCACGCCGCGCAGCAGGACGGATTGGTTGCCGAGCGGGATGCCCGCGTCGGCGAGGCGGCCGAGCGCGTCGCGGACTTCCGTGGTCAGCTCGCGCGGGTGGTTCGCGTGGATGCTGATGAAGAGGGGATGAAACTGCCGCAGCATCGCGCACAGCTCCGGCGTAATGCGTTGCGGCAGGAAGACCGGGATGCGTGTGCCCATGCGCAGAAACTCGACGTGCCTGATGGCGCGGAGCCGCGAGAGCAGGTCTTCGAGTTTCTCATCGCTGAGCAGCAGCGGGTCGCCGCCACTGAGCAGGACGTCGCGAATCTCCGGATGCGCCGCGATGTAGGCGAGCTGGCGGTCAAACTCGGGATGGAAGTCGTAGCCGCTCGCGTTGCTCACGAGCCGCGAGCGCGTGCAATAGCGGCAATACGCCGCGCAGCGGTCGGTGACGAGAAACAGCACGCGGTCGGGATAGCGGTGCACGAGGCCCGGCACGGGCGAGTGCGCGTCCTCGCCGCAAGGATCGCTCAATTCCCACGGCGCGGTTTGCGCCTCCTCGACCCGCGGAATGACCTGCCGGCGGATGGGGCATTCCTCGTCGGCTGGATCGATGAGGTTGAAGAATGACGGCGTGATGGCGAGCGCGAGCTTGCTCCGGGCGAGGATGGCGCCCGCGCGCTCCGCACGGGTCAGCGACGGCAGGAGCGTTTCGAGTTGTTCCAGCGTGGTGACGCGGTGTTTGAGCTGCCAGCGCCAGTCGGACCAGTCGGCAGCCGGGGCATCGCGCCACGGACCGCGGCCGCCGGGGTGAAATTGCTTCAGCGAGTCGAGGCGGCCCGACGCAGGCGGCTCCTTGGCCTGCGCCGGTGAGGCGTCGGTTGACATGTTGGCCGGGACTATAGAATCGGACATCGCGGAGTCAAGGTGGCCGCCGGGGCCGCTCACTGCGCGGCAACCGGCGTGGCCGTCAGCGCGCCGAGTTTGCGGAAGTCATCACGAATCACGTCGAGCACGTCGAGTTGCTTGATGGTTTCCTGGATCACGACCTTGTGGCTGGGCGCGGGCTTGCCTGCGATGTCGAAGAGCTGGCCGGCGCGCTCGCGCTTTTGCAGGTAGGAAGTGAAGGCGGCGCGATAGTCTGCGATGAGCCGCGCGAGGTCGTGCGGCGCCTGCGACTGGAGTGATGTGAGCTGCACGACCAGATTGGCGATGGCACCGCGCTCGCGGCTGAACTGGGCCTGGCCGAGAAACAACTGCAGCTTGATCGCGCGCCGCTCGGGCAGCGCGCCCGCCGCGGCCCGCGCCTCGACGTGCGCAAGGAGAAGTTCATCGAGGCGTTGCAAGCTCGCGGAGTGCGTCCACCGGCGGTGCTCGTCACGGGACAAAACGCTCGCGTGAACCACCGACCACCATTTCTCGATGTCGAGCGCGGACTTGAACTGTTGCTGCCAGGCGTGTTCGAACGCGAGTTGCGCGTTCAGGAACGACGGCAGCGCCTGCAGAAACGCGACGAACCGCGCCGGTCCCTCGGGCTGTTTGAGCAGTTCGCTCACGAACACGTGCGAGCTGCTTCGAAACGTCTGCAGCGCCGCGCCGGTGAGATGCTCGGGGCGTGGCAGGCTGAGGTCTTTGAACGACATCGGCGCGGCGGCGCGCAGGACTTCGCGGGCCTCGCGATACGGTTCCGGGAAGCGCCCCGTCATCGAGATGACGGCCCGTGGATTGTCCACCACCGAAAACCTTCCCGCGCCTGCGACCGGGGCGCTGGTGCCGTCCAAAAAGTGCAGGCCGCCCGTCGTGCGCAAGTGGGCGGCGAGCCCCTCGACCACCCACAGCGGGACTTCGCCGGCGCGTTGCGACGGGTTCAAGCGGTTGGCCAGCTCCAGCGCCAGCGCGCCGGTAATTGCGCGCGACACCTCCGCCGGTTCGGCGTAGTGCGGCGCCAGCACGCGAAACTGCCAGCCCTCGGAATACCACTCGCGATTCACCGCAATCGGCCGCGTCGGCGGCGCCTCCGGCAGGAGCGAGACGCGGATGCGTCCGCGCCACTGGTCGGTGAGGTGCAACTCGCGCAGCAGGACTTCTTTCACGCGCTCGCAGTTGACAGCGACCACGGCGGGTTCGAGCCGCACGAGGTTGGTCGGCGCCCGCGTGCCGTCCGGCATGCTCACGACCACGCCGGGCCTGACGCCCGTGACGACGAATTGGCGCGAGCGGCTTTCGAAGGTGTCGAAGTGATTGTAGCTGAATGCGGCTTCCACCCGGCCTGCCGTTGCCACGAGCAGCGCGACGAGCGCGGCGGCGGCCCGGACGAAGGGACTTCGGCGCGCGGCATTCATGATGCGGTCAGGGTTTCGCGGCGGGAGCGGGCTTTGAGTCGCCGCCCGACTTCGCGGCGGGGGTGGCGGGCTTGGCGTCTGCCGCAGGTGCCGGCGCGGGTGGCGCGTCCTTTTTCGCGGCCTGCTTGTAGTTCTCGCTGCGGTAG
Coding sequences within it:
- a CDS encoding DUF1559 domain-containing protein is translated as MTTPPALRRGFTLIELLVVIAIIAILAALLLPALSKAKERARMTQCLNNNKQLALGTMLYKDDYDDRFPFGIRINNATTQLDPRGWVMQLVPFVGGTTNNNKIFVCTSDLTPDTGSLAFLVHYRANRHIFRDDQFTDPNALRGSMINKPSDFVMHTEKDSGNAGFSMNSGGYDNIRTGWNNTPFPRNGMIRHNWGMTATAADGRAVWVKMPPYRPSGSATGPASLNMEELGDIPGDLNANWTSSGREKVFIRAKNGGGGF
- the nth gene encoding endonuclease III; the encoded protein is MPRESAEARSARARRLLAALKRAYPDAHCELDHRGAFHLLIATILSAQCTDKRVNRVTPALFARFPSAQDFATARLGEIEALIKSTGFFRNKARNIQSCSRQLVERHQGEVPRTMAELTALDGVGRKTANVVLGNAFGINAGVVVDTHVARLSRRLGLTRRVTPEQIEQDLMKLIPRAQWALWSHWLIWHGRRRCAARKPDCAGCELARDCPRLGVKPVRCNSRS
- a CDS encoding KamA family radical SAM protein translates to MSTDASPAQAKEPPASGRLDSLKQFHPGGRGPWRDAPAADWSDWRWQLKHRVTTLEQLETLLPSLTRAERAGAILARSKLALAITPSFFNLIDPADEECPIRRQVIPRVEEAQTAPWELSDPCGEDAHSPVPGLVHRYPDRVLFLVTDRCAAYCRYCTRSRLVSNASGYDFHPEFDRQLAYIAAHPEIRDVLLSGGDPLLLSDEKLEDLLSRLRAIRHVEFLRMGTRIPVFLPQRITPELCAMLRQFHPLFISIHANHPRELTTEVRDALGRLADAGIPLGNQSVLLRGVNDDPTVMKALVQKLLICRVRPYYIYQCDLISGSAHLRTSVREGLEIMKSLRGHTTGYAVPTYVIDAPGGGGKVPVAPGYILRRNDERVIVRNFEGRVFEYPEAEDGTPLFKPSENFTTPEMV